Proteins encoded by one window of Anopheles maculipalpis chromosome 2RL, idAnoMacuDA_375_x, whole genome shotgun sequence:
- the LOC126567448 gene encoding LOW QUALITY PROTEIN: glutactin-like (The sequence of the model RefSeq protein was modified relative to this genomic sequence to represent the inferred CDS: substituted 1 base at 1 genomic stop codon) — protein sequence MLKFAVFVGLIGFVVAYDFQDSYYNELLLQDLLDDADEPTMMGRFRRSPSDAQDDKCKRRFKCCNDANNDNLDKIHEIKKQCFTEVRNKNKADGSYEPVDFFSCERLNKTKMDVICAMECVGRKKEIVNDDGTLIEAKLMEFVKSNFASDDWQQPLLAGHIETCVKEAKDKAVKSPREAGQCNSEASNFGYCMWRQLALACPKDKQVANKRCDRIREKLANNEPLHYYKAELEDYAKEGFVRVSLSGVNTNRTFSSDVDPIVDLPGLGKLKGSYTKSAWSGTPIQQFLNVRYAEPPVGENRFKAPIPVQPWDGVQDVSVRGRGAPCYGDLKKLPKDQLTAELEDCISLCVYTKDTTAKRPVAVYIHGGGFYSGSAAQHPPEYLLEKDIVLVVPQYRLGPLGFLSTKTDTIPGNAAIMDVVLAFEWVQKNIAHFGGDPEQVTAVGQSAGAGILSSLLFSPALKESYFQQIILHSGAAFGSWLFDHNGEKNARDIARRAGFDPKAPLDQVEKFLVELDTYTLLKAFMHHNWQGLHKGINNTGGRMTIGGPSQLFPKSPYEVMKAGGGRKNIPMLTGVVKDEGTFALVDVFTILTALKLHDKKDFLRFDVIEEIQRILGTVEVSCSVTPLAVKSMLDMEAAANGDILKMIPGLIDLCGMHLIKSSVLRLAQYNSRHTPDQTFVYSFDYRGEHTRFGYDQDIRHIPFDGGVHHTNDLLYLFPYPPTAAQLNEQDTSMAKKMVDLWTSFIVDGVPKSQDLPHWPPFNRKHISHTMSTFXTVLIPCDSSIPSLWFKTEIFGPYIHLDRELTVGNNFLDEFTVNADAARRQRQQQKESPVPKHPAQSSNSAATTPHQDELIRRNLAQQQQRV from the exons ATGTTGAAGTTTGCCGTGTTCGTTGGTTTGATCGGGTTCGTGGTAGCGTACGATTTTCAAGATTCCTACTACA ATGAACTCCTGCTGCAGGACTTACTCGACGATGCGGATGAACCAACAATGATGGGCCGCTTCCGTCGCTCTCCATCAGACGCACAGGACGATAAGTGCAAGCGTCGCTTCAAATGCTGCAATGACGCGAACAATGACAATTTGGATAAAATTCACGAAATCAAGAAGCAGTGTTTTACCGAAGTGCGCAACAAGAATAAAGCTGATGGAT CATACGAACCGGTGGATTTCTTCTCGTGCGAGCGGCTGAACAAAACCAAGATGGATGTGATCTGTGCGATGGAGTGTGTTGGTCGCAAGAAGGAAATCGTCAATGACGATGGAACTCTCATCGAAGCTAAGCTGATGGAGTTTGTGAAGAGCAATTTTGCGTCAGACGATTGGCAGCAGCCCTTATTGGCTGGCCACATTGAAACGTGTGTGAAGGAAGCGAAGGATAAGGCTGTCAAGAGCCCGCGTGAAGCCGGTCAGTGTAACTCGGAAGCGTCCAACTTTGGGTACTGCATGTGGCGTCAGTTGGCACTGGCTTGTCCCAAGGATAAGCAGGTCGCCAACAAGCGCTGTGATCGAATCCGTGAGAAGTTGGCAAACAACGAACCGCTGCACTACTACAAGGCTGAACTAGAGG ATTACGCGAAGGAAGgatttgtgcgtgtgtctctGAGTGGCGTGAACACCAACCGAACCTTCTCCAGTGATGTGGATCCGATAGTAGATCTACCCGGTTTGGGGAAGCTTAAAGGCTCGTACACTAAAAGTGCCTGGTCTGGAACACCCATTCAACAGTTTCTGAACGTCCGGTACGCCGAACCACCAGTGGGAGAGAACCGATTTAAAGCTCCAATACCCGTGCAACCGTGGGATGGTGTGCAGGATGTATCGGTGCGCGGTCGTGGAGCTCCCTGTTACGGTGATCTGAAGAAGCTTCCCAAAGACCAGTTAACAGCAGAGTTGGAAGATTGTATTAGCTTGTGCGTGTACACCAAAGACACTACCGCGAAGCGACCAGTGGCCGTTTACATACATGGCGGCGGTTTCTACAGTGGTAGTGCCGCTCAGCATCCACCGGAGTATCTGCTCGAGAAAGACATTGTGCTCGTTGTGCCACAGTATCGTTTGGGACCGCTTGGATTTCTTTCCACCAAAACGGACACGATTCCCGGCAACGCTGCCATTATGGACGTAGTGCTAGCCTTCGAATGGGTACAGAAGAACATCGCCCACTTTGGAGGAGATCCCGAACAGGTGACGGCCGTCGGACAGTCGGCCGGTGCTGGTATTCTTTCGTCGCTCCTGTTCAGCCCTGCGCTGAAGGAGTCATACTTTCAGCAGATAATTCTTCACTCGGGTGCCGCCTTCGGTAGCTGGCTGTTCGATCACAATGGGGAAAAGAATGCAAGGGACATTGCACGTCGGGCTGGATTCGATCCGAAGGCACCGCTCGACCAGGTCGAGAAGTTCCTGGTTGAGTTGGACACGTACACACTGCTGAAAGCGTTCATGCATCACAAT TGGCAAGGTCTTCACAAGGGAATCAACAACACCGGTGGCCGTATGACGATCGGTGGACCTTCGCAACTCTTCCCCAAATCACCGTACGAGGTAATGAAGGCTGGTGGAGGTAGGAAAAATATTCCCATGCTGACGGGTGTAGTAAAGGACGAGGGAACCTTCGCGCTAGTGGACGTTTTTACTATTTTGACCGCGTTGAAGTTGCATGACAAGAAGGACTTCTTGCGGTTTGACGTGATCGAAGAGATCCAACGAATTCTTGGCACGGTAGAGGTGTCTTGCTCTGTTACACCGCTTGCCGTCAAGAGTATGCTGGATATGGAGGCTGCTGCCAATGGCGATATCCTGAAGATGATTCCAGGACTGATCGAT CTTTGTGGAATGCATCTGATCAAGTCAAGTGTACTACGGTTGGCACAGTACAACAGCAGACACACGCCAGATCAAACGTTTGTGTACTCCTTCGACTATCGCGGGGAGCACACCCGGTTCGGTTACGATCAGGACATCCGTCACATTCCATTCGATGGTGGCGTGCATCATACAAACGATCTGTTGTACCTGTTCCCTTACCCACCAACGGCTGCCCAGCTGAACGAGCAGGACACGAGCATGGCAAAGAAAATGGTGGACCTCTGGACATCGTTCATTGTGGATGGAGTTCCCAAATCACAAGACCTTCCCCATTGGCCTCCATTTAATCGTAAGCATATCTCACACACAATGTCCACCTTCTAGACCGTACTAATCCCGTGTGATTCATCCATCCCGTCTCTTTGGTTCAAAACAGAAATCTTCGGTCCGTACATTCACCTTGACCGGGAGCTAACGGTGGGTAACAACTTCCTGGACGAATTCACGGTCAACGCGGATGCGGCTCGGcgacagcggcagcagcaaaaggaaTCCCCCGTACCCAAACACCCAGCCCAGAGCAGCAACAGTGCCGCTACCACACCGCACCAGGACGAACTAATCCGACGGAATTTagcccaacagcaacagcgggTCTAG